The following coding sequences are from one Prochlorococcus sp. MIT 1314 window:
- the miaA gene encoding tRNA (adenosine(37)-N6)-dimethylallyltransferase MiaA: protein MSSYQPHVIVLIGATASGKTELAIEIAEYFKTNIHNIDSRQIYKHMDIGTAKPSENQQKKIKHFLLDLEEPINRINVKQFQEIAQKSIKREIKHNHLPFLVGGSGLYMNAITKGFFVPDVPPQNNLRKQLEELGQRECWELLKNCDPISTKKINFADQIRTIRALEVFYVTGKPLSIQKVQKPPDWRILELGLDRDNLKERILQRTKNMFLSGIVEETKQLICQYGSNLPILKTIGYHEAKDVLRNHLTIDEAINLTTTKTIQFAKRQKTWFRNKNNPIWLNNKNLLKDAIIKIESFLG from the coding sequence ATGTCTTCATATCAACCTCATGTAATAGTTTTAATTGGAGCCACAGCAAGTGGCAAAACAGAATTAGCTATTGAAATTGCAGAATATTTCAAGACTAATATACATAATATCGATTCAAGGCAAATTTACAAACATATGGATATTGGAACTGCCAAACCCTCTGAGAATCAACAAAAAAAAATAAAACATTTTTTACTAGATCTTGAAGAGCCAATTAATCGAATTAATGTAAAACAATTTCAAGAAATAGCTCAAAAATCAATCAAAAGAGAAATTAAACATAATCATTTACCTTTTCTTGTTGGAGGAAGTGGCTTATATATGAATGCAATAACAAAAGGTTTTTTTGTACCAGATGTCCCTCCACAAAATAATTTGAGAAAACAATTAGAAGAACTTGGTCAAAGAGAATGTTGGGAACTTTTAAAAAATTGTGATCCAATATCAACAAAAAAAATAAATTTTGCTGATCAAATCAGAACAATTAGAGCTTTAGAAGTCTTTTACGTTACAGGTAAACCTTTATCAATTCAAAAAGTCCAAAAACCGCCTGACTGGAGAATACTAGAGCTTGGATTAGATAGAGATAACTTAAAAGAAAGAATTCTACAAAGAACAAAAAATATGTTTTTATCTGGAATTGTAGAAGAGACGAAACAACTTATTTGTCAATATGGATCTAATTTACCAATATTAAAAACCATTGGATACCATGAAGCTAAAGATGTCTTAAGAAACCATTTAACAATAGATGAGGCGATAAACTTAACTACTACAAAAACCATCCAATTTGCCAAAAGACAAAAAACTTGGTTTCGTAATAAAAATAATCCTATTTGGCTTAATAACAAAAACCTGCTAAAAGATGCAATAATTAAAATAGAGTCTTTTTTAGGCTAA
- the infC gene encoding translation initiation factor IF-3, translating to MPPRPRFDRRAPVRELPNINERIKYTQLRVVDSDGKQLGVIDRSKALEIASQRGLDLVLVSEKANPPVCRIMDYGKYKFEQEKKAKEARKKSHQTEVKEVKMRYKIDKHDYDVRIGQATRFLKSGDKVKCTVFFRGREIQHSNLAETLLLKMANDLEEQSEVQQKPKREGRNMIMFLSPRKTPLIKKNEE from the coding sequence ATGCCCCCACGTCCACGCTTTGATCGCCGTGCTCCTGTTAGAGAGCTCCCAAATATAAATGAAAGAATAAAATACACTCAATTGAGAGTTGTTGATTCAGATGGAAAACAATTAGGTGTCATAGATAGATCTAAGGCATTAGAAATAGCCTCCCAAAGAGGACTAGATTTAGTTTTGGTAAGCGAAAAAGCAAATCCTCCTGTTTGTAGAATCATGGACTATGGAAAATATAAATTTGAACAAGAAAAGAAAGCAAAAGAAGCTAGAAAAAAATCTCATCAAACAGAAGTTAAAGAAGTAAAAATGAGGTATAAAATTGACAAGCATGACTATGACGTAAGAATAGGTCAAGCAACTAGATTTTTAAAATCTGGAGATAAAGTAAAATGTACTGTATTTTTTAGGGGAAGAGAAATTCAACACTCAAATTTAGCCGAAACACTTCTTTTAAAAATGGCTAACGATTTAGAGGAGCAATCAGAAGTTCAACAAAAGCCCAAAAGAGAAGGAAGAAACATGATAATGTTTTTAAGCCCTAGAAAAACTCCCCTTATTAAAAAAAATGAAGAGTGA
- a CDS encoding GntR family transcriptional regulator has protein sequence MRFHIQQESDIPASTQLYNQICFAIAARHYPPGHRLPSTRQLAMQTGLHRNTISKVYRQLEIDGVVEAIAGSGIYVRDNLTKRNFKKSIYSKDKISKPPDQEAKNAIDNFINLGCTLQETREVLTNEIDWRIQCGARIIVSTPREDIGASMLIAEDLSPKIDVPVEVIPMEELEKVLSSSNNGTIVTSRYFLQPLEKVAKQYGVRAIAVDLSDFQKELKILKELNAGSCVGIVSISPGLLRAAEVIIHSMRGSELILMTAISDNNSRLLSLLKSSNQIVCDGPSLSVVENTLLKNRSQLMRVPQIICAKNYLSIETINQLKKEIGVIN, from the coding sequence GTGAGATTCCATATTCAACAAGAAAGTGATATCCCAGCATCGACACAGCTATATAATCAAATTTGCTTTGCAATAGCAGCAAGACATTATCCTCCCGGGCACAGGCTGCCAAGCACTAGACAACTTGCAATGCAGACTGGACTACATCGTAATACTATTAGCAAAGTTTACAGACAACTTGAAATTGATGGAGTTGTTGAAGCAATAGCTGGATCAGGTATCTATGTAAGAGATAATCTTACAAAAAGAAACTTTAAAAAATCAATTTACTCAAAAGACAAAATAAGTAAACCTCCAGATCAAGAAGCAAAAAATGCCATTGATAATTTCATAAATCTTGGCTGTACCTTACAAGAAACAAGAGAAGTACTAACTAATGAAATTGATTGGCGTATTCAATGCGGAGCAAGAATAATAGTCAGTACTCCTAGGGAGGATATAGGAGCCTCTATGCTAATAGCAGAAGACCTCTCTCCAAAGATTGATGTACCAGTAGAAGTTATTCCTATGGAAGAATTAGAAAAAGTTTTGAGTAGTTCCAATAATGGGACGATTGTCACAAGCAGATATTTTTTACAGCCTTTAGAAAAAGTTGCCAAACAATATGGAGTTAGAGCTATTGCAGTTGACTTGAGTGATTTTCAAAAGGAATTAAAAATTCTCAAGGAATTAAATGCTGGAAGTTGTGTAGGCATTGTCAGCATTAGTCCTGGTTTATTGAGGGCAGCGGAAGTTATCATACACAGCATGCGAGGAAGTGAATTAATTCTTATGACTGCAATCTCAGATAATAACAGTAGATTATTATCACTTTTAAAGTCTTCAAACCAAATAGTGTGTGATGGACCAAGTTTGTCAGTCGTAGAAAATACATTATTAAAAAATCGTTCTCAGCTTATGAGGGTACCTCAAATAATATGTGCTAAAAATTATTTGAGTATCGAAACAATAAATCAACTAAAAAAAGAAATTGGAGTAATTAATTAG
- the cysE gene encoding serine O-acetyltransferase yields MLRTFKSDIAIIKERDPAARGILEIFLCYPGFQSIVIHRLTHKLWQLKIPLIPRFLSHINRLATGIEIHPGAKIGKRVFIDHGMGVVIGETAEIGNNCLLYQGVTLGGTGKSHGKRHPTLMENVVVGAGAKVLGSITVGSNTRIGAGSVVVRNVEGNSTVVGVPGRVVHQSGVKVNPLAHSALPDAEANVIKNLMDRIDLLENEILKLQKTLQCLANSESIDISKLGDAQNLKDKEIIEFLGDD; encoded by the coding sequence ATGCTAAGAACTTTTAAATCAGATATAGCAATTATCAAAGAGAGAGATCCTGCCGCTAGAGGAATATTAGAGATTTTTCTTTGCTACCCGGGCTTTCAATCGATAGTTATTCATAGGTTAACTCATAAACTATGGCAATTAAAAATTCCTTTAATTCCGCGCTTTTTAAGTCATATCAATAGGTTAGCAACAGGCATTGAAATCCATCCTGGAGCTAAGATTGGCAAACGTGTTTTCATAGATCATGGAATGGGTGTTGTAATTGGTGAAACAGCTGAGATAGGAAATAATTGCCTGCTGTATCAAGGAGTTACATTAGGAGGTACTGGTAAAAGTCACGGGAAAAGACACCCAACCTTAATGGAAAATGTCGTAGTTGGAGCAGGGGCAAAAGTTCTGGGATCAATCACAGTAGGATCAAATACCCGTATTGGTGCTGGTTCAGTAGTTGTTCGCAATGTAGAGGGGAACAGTACTGTGGTTGGAGTTCCTGGTAGAGTAGTTCATCAAAGTGGTGTCAAAGTGAATCCATTAGCTCACTCAGCCTTACCAGATGCAGAAGCAAATGTTATAAAAAATTTAATGGATAGAATAGACCTGCTTGAAAATGAAATTCTTAAATTACAAAAAACCTTACAATGTCTAGCTAACTCAGAATCTATTGATATTTCCAAACTCGGTGATGCACAAAATCTTAAAGATAAAGAAATTATTGAATTTCTTGGAGATGATTGA
- the secA gene encoding preprotein translocase subunit SecA, which produces MLKLLLGDPNTRKLKRYQPVVEEINFLEEEISKLKDDELRRETNNLKSKISSELDIKKQKELLEEFLPKAFAIVREASKRVLGMRHFDVQLIGGMVLNECQIAEMKTGEGKTLVATLPCFLNALTGKGVHVVTVNDYLARRDAEWMGQVHRFLGLSVGLIQQDMSPVDRKKNYDCDITYATNSELGFDYLRDNMSTDINEVVQRKFNYCVIDEVDSILIDEARTPLIISGQVERPQEKYQKASELAMALVKAKELSKDGIDPEGDYEVDEKQRSCILTDQGFAKCEEYLAVSDLYNPKDPWAHYITNALKAKELFIRDVNYIIKNDEAVIVDEFTGRVMPGRRWSDGQHQAIEAKENLKIQPETQTLASITYQNFFLLYPGLAGMTGTAKTEEVEFEKTYKLETTVIPTNQIRKRKDWSDQVFKTEIGKWKAVAKETAQIYRDGRPVLVGTTSVEKSELLSSLLSEEKIPHNLLNAKPENVEREAEIIAQAGRAGAVTIATNMAGRGTDIILGGNSDYMARLKLKEILVPLLVKPDSEHKPPIPKQRSSKAKGGFSSKVDSKLKKNIPECPNSLFPCKLDEEIEKKLSLLSKKLIENWGDRKLSVLELDDRIATAAEKAPTEDNLIKLLRESLSDVKEEYEKVLIHEEKKVREAGGLHVIGTERHESRRVDNQLRGRAGRQGDLGSTRFFLSLEDNLLRIFGGDRVANLMNAFRVDEDMPIESGMLTRSLESAQKKVETYYYDIRKQVFEYDEVMNNQRKAVYSERLRVLQGNALKSQVIGYGERTMSEIVEAYINPDLPPEEWNIDQLISKVKEFIYLLDDLKADDVNLLSIEELKNYLQEQLRIAYDLKESQIEKIRPGLMREAERFFILQQIDNLWREHLQSMDSLRESVGLRGYGQKDPLIEYKNEGYDMFLEMMTNMRRNVIYSMFMFQPKTDSDDKN; this is translated from the coding sequence ATGCTAAAACTTTTGTTGGGCGACCCGAATACACGAAAGTTAAAGCGCTATCAACCAGTAGTGGAAGAAATAAATTTTTTAGAAGAAGAAATTTCTAAATTAAAAGATGATGAGTTGAGAAGAGAAACTAATAATCTTAAATCAAAGATTTCATCAGAATTAGATATTAAAAAACAAAAAGAACTCTTAGAAGAATTTCTTCCTAAAGCCTTTGCAATTGTTAGAGAAGCAAGTAAACGTGTTCTTGGTATGAGACATTTTGATGTTCAGTTAATAGGTGGGATGGTTTTAAATGAGTGTCAAATTGCTGAGATGAAGACTGGAGAAGGCAAAACTCTTGTCGCAACATTACCTTGTTTTTTAAATGCTTTAACTGGGAAAGGGGTTCATGTTGTTACTGTAAATGATTATTTAGCCAGAAGAGATGCTGAGTGGATGGGACAAGTTCATCGTTTTTTAGGCTTGTCCGTTGGTTTGATTCAGCAAGATATGAGCCCAGTTGATAGAAAGAAAAATTACGATTGTGATATAACTTATGCCACTAATTCCGAATTAGGATTTGATTATTTAAGAGATAATATGTCTACTGATATTAATGAGGTAGTTCAAAGAAAATTCAATTACTGCGTTATTGATGAGGTTGACTCAATATTAATTGATGAAGCTAGAACACCTCTAATCATTTCTGGTCAAGTTGAAAGACCCCAAGAAAAATATCAAAAAGCTTCAGAATTGGCTATGGCATTAGTCAAAGCAAAAGAATTAAGTAAAGATGGGATTGATCCTGAAGGGGATTATGAGGTTGATGAAAAGCAGAGAAGTTGCATATTAACCGATCAGGGTTTCGCTAAATGTGAAGAGTATTTGGCAGTTAGTGATTTATACAATCCCAAAGATCCTTGGGCGCACTATATAACTAATGCTTTAAAAGCCAAAGAATTATTTATTAGAGATGTAAATTATATTATTAAAAATGATGAGGCTGTGATAGTGGATGAATTTACAGGTAGGGTAATGCCTGGAAGGCGTTGGAGTGACGGACAGCACCAAGCAATTGAAGCAAAAGAGAATCTTAAAATTCAGCCTGAAACTCAAACATTAGCATCCATTACTTATCAGAATTTTTTTCTCTTATATCCTGGCCTAGCAGGTATGACAGGAACTGCAAAAACTGAGGAGGTTGAATTTGAAAAAACTTATAAATTAGAAACAACAGTTATACCGACAAATCAAATAAGAAAGAGAAAAGATTGGTCTGATCAGGTATTTAAGACAGAGATAGGTAAATGGAAAGCAGTTGCTAAAGAAACTGCTCAAATTTATAGAGATGGTAGACCTGTTCTAGTTGGTACAACTAGTGTTGAAAAAAGTGAGTTATTAAGTTCACTTTTATCTGAAGAAAAAATCCCACATAATTTGTTAAATGCTAAGCCAGAGAATGTTGAACGTGAGGCGGAAATTATTGCTCAGGCTGGTAGAGCGGGTGCTGTTACTATTGCAACTAATATGGCAGGGAGAGGAACGGATATAATTCTAGGCGGCAACAGTGACTATATGGCAAGACTCAAATTAAAAGAGATTCTAGTTCCTTTGTTGGTAAAGCCTGATAGTGAGCATAAGCCACCAATTCCCAAACAAAGAAGTTCAAAAGCTAAGGGTGGTTTTTCTTCAAAGGTAGACTCAAAGTTGAAAAAGAATATTCCAGAATGTCCAAACAGTCTTTTCCCTTGCAAACTAGATGAGGAAATTGAAAAGAAACTTTCCCTTTTATCTAAGAAACTGATTGAAAATTGGGGTGATAGAAAACTTTCTGTCTTGGAATTAGATGACAGGATAGCTACAGCTGCAGAAAAAGCACCAACAGAGGACAACTTGATAAAGCTTTTGAGAGAATCTTTATCAGATGTGAAAGAGGAATATGAAAAAGTTTTGATTCATGAAGAGAAAAAAGTAAGGGAAGCTGGCGGTTTACATGTCATTGGTACTGAAAGACATGAATCAAGAAGAGTGGATAATCAACTTAGAGGTCGAGCCGGAAGACAAGGTGATCTTGGAAGTACTAGGTTCTTTTTGTCATTAGAAGATAATCTGTTAAGAATTTTTGGAGGCGATAGAGTAGCAAATCTCATGAATGCATTTAGGGTTGATGAAGATATGCCTATTGAGTCAGGAATGCTTACTAGGTCTTTAGAAAGTGCTCAAAAGAAAGTAGAGACCTATTATTATGATATTAGAAAACAAGTTTTTGAATATGACGAGGTTATGAATAACCAAAGAAAAGCAGTATATAGTGAAAGGCTAAGAGTCTTGCAAGGAAATGCTTTAAAGAGTCAAGTAATAGGATACGGAGAAAGAACCATGAGTGAAATTGTAGAGGCTTATATTAATCCTGATCTTCCTCCTGAAGAATGGAATATTGATCAATTAATTTCTAAAGTCAAAGAATTTATATATTTATTAGATGACCTTAAAGCTGATGATGTTAATTTATTATCAATAGAAGAATTAAAAAATTATCTTCAAGAGCAGTTGCGAATTGCTTATGATTTAAAGGAATCGCAAATAGAAAAGATTCGTCCAGGATTAATGAGAGAAGCTGAAAGATTTTTTATTTTGCAGCAAATTGATAATTTATGGCGAGAACATCTTCAATCTATGGATTCCTTAAGGGAATCAGTTGGATTGAGAGGTTATGGCCAAAAAGATCCTTTAATCGAATATAAAAATGAAGGATATGATATGTTTCTCGAAATGATGACTAATATGAGACGAAATGTTATATATTCGATGTTTATGTTTCAACCTAAAACCGACAGTGATGACAAAAATTAA
- a CDS encoding GNAT family N-acetyltransferase, which produces MKEISLIKHSKGAIGLRVFGLGPNLKPTNGLNKLQRLLERNAFWAKNRTINDLKKCLAKSDVIISLWVGNEIVGFGRALTDGIYRGVLWDIVIDQNHQGKGFGTLIVKNLLSSKEIKNTKKLYLMTTNKQLFYSQFNFEEVSSQNLLIREI; this is translated from the coding sequence ATGAAAGAGATATCTCTAATAAAACATTCTAAAGGAGCTATAGGATTAAGGGTTTTTGGATTAGGTCCTAATCTAAAGCCGACCAATGGACTAAATAAGTTACAAAGATTACTAGAGAGAAACGCCTTCTGGGCAAAAAATAGAACAATTAATGATCTTAAAAAATGTCTTGCTAAAAGTGACGTTATAATAAGTCTTTGGGTTGGTAACGAAATAGTTGGTTTTGGTAGAGCTTTGACAGATGGGATTTATCGAGGAGTTCTTTGGGATATAGTGATAGATCAAAATCACCAGGGCAAAGGTTTTGGCACATTAATTGTAAAGAATCTTTTATCTTCGAAGGAAATTAAAAATACAAAAAAATTATATTTAATGACTACGAATAAACAGTTATTCTATTCTCAATTTAATTTTGAAGAAGTTTCGTCTCAAAATTTATTAATTCGTGAAATATAA
- a CDS encoding nuclear transport factor 2 family protein gives MKRVISIDNLRELFTKPYGADAPTKQKWAEFYNENVIFVDPTQKTEGLESYVKAQEKLVKRCEDVFLETHAISISGNCGFVEWTMGLKIMGKEFIYPGTTRLLFAENGLINEHRDYFDFCGPTFGPVPILGPFIRWLYRIFVS, from the coding sequence ATGAAAAGAGTAATTTCTATAGATAATTTAAGAGAATTATTTACTAAACCTTATGGTGCAGATGCACCAACAAAACAAAAATGGGCTGAATTTTATAATGAGAATGTTATTTTTGTAGATCCAACCCAGAAAACAGAGGGTTTAGAGTCTTATGTCAAAGCTCAAGAAAAGTTAGTTAAAAGATGTGAAGATGTTTTTTTAGAAACTCATGCAATATCAATAAGTGGAAATTGTGGATTTGTTGAATGGACAATGGGTTTAAAAATAATGGGTAAAGAATTTATTTATCCAGGCACAACTCGTTTATTATTTGCTGAAAATGGATTAATTAACGAGCACAGAGATTATTTTGATTTTTGTGGACCAACTTTTGGACCAGTGCCTATTTTAGGTCCTTTTATAAGATGGCTTTACAGAATATTTGTATCTTGA
- the ribH gene encoding 6,7-dimethyl-8-ribityllumazine synthase yields MAIYEGSFTDTTSLKIGIVIARFNDLITTKLLSGCLDCLKRHGVDISESSNNLDIVWVPGSLELPIAAKSIIKKSKYDVLITLGAVIKGDTSHYDVVVSEASKGITKVSYENNIPIIFGVLTTDTIQQALERSGIKNNLGWNYALQAIEMGSLIKSLN; encoded by the coding sequence ATGGCTATTTATGAAGGCTCTTTTACTGATACTACTTCATTAAAAATTGGTATAGTAATAGCTAGGTTTAATGATTTAATTACAACAAAACTTTTATCTGGATGTCTAGATTGTTTAAAAAGACACGGTGTTGACATCTCAGAATCAAGTAATAATCTTGATATAGTTTGGGTTCCTGGTTCTTTAGAACTTCCAATTGCCGCAAAATCAATAATTAAAAAATCGAAATATGACGTTTTAATTACGCTAGGGGCAGTTATTAAAGGAGATACTTCCCACTATGATGTCGTGGTTTCTGAGGCAAGTAAAGGTATTACTAAGGTTTCTTATGAAAATAATATCCCAATTATATTTGGTGTTTTGACTACTGATACTATTCAGCAGGCATTAGAAAGATCTGGAATAAAAAATAATCTTGGTTGGAATTACGCTTTGCAGGCAATTGAAATGGGTTCTTTAATCAAAAGTTTAAATTAG
- the psbZ gene encoding photosystem II reaction center protein PsbZ: MQAVNFFFINALLFSSLIAVVGVPYLYATQTDPSDRRNPEIKKVEIIGGVWFHLVLINGVIAGLV, from the coding sequence ATGCAGGCTGTAAACTTTTTCTTTATAAATGCTCTTTTGTTTTCATCTTTAATAGCTGTTGTTGGTGTGCCTTATTTGTATGCTACTCAAACTGACCCTTCTGATCGTCGTAATCCAGAAATAAAAAAAGTTGAAATTATAGGTGGAGTTTGGTTTCATTTGGTTCTAATTAATGGTGTTATTGCAGGTTTAGTTTGA
- the mutS gene encoding DNA mismatch repair protein MutS — MQEDTIIQKNLFAISNDDNEQKEMTKIPEDLSLEDLKKESQKRPRQRKNSTNLINKFKTDLISNNKNVCINEESYSYKTVSKLKLTPVMKHYVTLKEENKDRLLLYRLGDFFECFFEDAVLISNLLEITLTSKDAGKEIGKIPMAGVPHHAMERYCADLIKKNYSVVICDQLEKSSGNYGTPIKRGITRIITPGTVIEEGMLIAKKNNWITAIYLSEENSDESYEWGISKADVSTGELITLEGQSLSKLFDEIIKLDSSEIIVGSNAVRDLLIKGNTQITYTVSQETNFGINEANYLIKNYFQIANLEGIGLKNLNNATRSLGGLLNYLEKINPSNLDKDSSLKISLDFPQIQYGHNKLIIDYQTQKNLEIKNTQRENNYVGSLLWSIDRTYTCMGARCLRRWIDSPLLNVNEIYKRQNIITNFLESKKLRTDTQNLLRAMGDLERLAGRACAGHASPRDLIAIAEGLKKLPRLQSIIELFKYDLPDWTDQLKNIDEGLLELADTISFKLVENPPLNISEGGMIHDGVDNILDGLRNLMDDYSEWLNKEELKERKISKISNLKIQFHKNFGYYISINKSKVNLAPQHWIKRQTLTNEERYITSEIKNKENKIFQIKSRASSKEYEIFCELRNIVAEKTKQIRSIAKAIASLDALLGLSITAVENNFIKPSLIPINDSMTKNSTKIIAGRNPIVEQLLSDKKFVANDISFEDNQKLIILTGPNASGKSCFIRQLGLIQILAQIGSFIPANNAEIKIADRIFTRIGAVDDQSSGQSTFMVEMSETASILNQATSSSLVLLDEIGRGTSTFDGLSIAWSVSEYLAKKIQCNTIFATHYHELNYLKNSNKNIQNFQVLVEQNNDQLIFSHRIVKGGSNKSYGIEAAKLAGVPKEVLEKAKSVLNSLEENNKLNYDIK; from the coding sequence ATGCAAGAAGATACGATAATTCAAAAAAATTTATTTGCGATTAGTAATGATGATAATGAACAAAAAGAAATGACAAAAATTCCAGAAGATTTATCTTTGGAAGATTTAAAAAAAGAATCGCAAAAAAGACCCAGACAAAGAAAAAATTCAACTAATTTAATAAATAAATTCAAGACTGATTTAATTTCAAATAACAAAAATGTTTGCATCAATGAAGAATCTTATAGCTATAAAACAGTTTCAAAACTGAAATTAACTCCTGTAATGAAGCATTATGTAACTCTAAAAGAAGAAAATAAAGATAGGTTATTACTTTATAGATTAGGAGATTTTTTTGAATGTTTTTTTGAGGACGCTGTATTAATATCTAACCTTTTAGAAATTACGCTTACAAGTAAAGATGCTGGCAAAGAGATTGGTAAGATCCCTATGGCAGGGGTTCCCCATCATGCAATGGAGAGATACTGTGCTGATTTAATTAAAAAAAATTATTCTGTGGTTATATGCGATCAATTAGAAAAAAGTTCTGGAAATTATGGGACTCCAATTAAAAGAGGAATAACAAGAATAATAACTCCTGGAACTGTAATTGAAGAGGGGATGTTGATAGCAAAGAAAAATAATTGGATTACTGCTATTTACTTATCAGAAGAAAACTCAGATGAATCTTATGAATGGGGTATATCAAAAGCTGATGTAAGCACAGGAGAATTAATAACTTTAGAAGGCCAATCTCTGTCAAAACTATTTGATGAAATTATTAAATTAGATTCTTCAGAAATCATTGTAGGAAGCAATGCAGTAAGAGATTTATTAATCAAAGGAAATACTCAAATTACATATACTGTTTCTCAAGAGACTAATTTTGGAATTAATGAAGCAAATTATCTAATAAAAAATTATTTCCAAATTGCAAACCTAGAGGGAATAGGACTTAAAAATTTAAACAATGCAACTAGATCACTTGGAGGTTTATTAAATTATTTAGAAAAAATTAATCCTTCAAATTTAGATAAAGATTCTTCTTTAAAAATCTCATTAGACTTTCCACAAATCCAATATGGTCACAACAAATTAATTATTGATTATCAAACTCAAAAAAACTTAGAAATCAAAAATACACAACGAGAAAACAATTATGTAGGTTCGCTACTATGGAGTATTGATAGGACGTATACCTGCATGGGTGCAAGGTGTTTAAGAAGGTGGATAGATTCACCACTATTAAACGTTAATGAAATTTATAAAAGACAAAATATAATTACAAACTTTCTTGAATCTAAAAAATTACGTACAGATACCCAAAATTTACTAAGAGCAATGGGGGATTTAGAAAGACTTGCAGGTAGAGCTTGTGCAGGTCATGCAAGTCCCAGAGACTTAATTGCAATAGCTGAAGGTTTAAAAAAATTGCCTAGACTACAATCCATAATTGAATTATTTAAATATGATCTCCCAGATTGGACTGATCAATTAAAAAATATTGATGAAGGACTCCTAGAATTAGCTGATACTATAAGTTTTAAACTAGTAGAAAATCCTCCTCTAAATATTAGTGAGGGAGGCATGATCCACGATGGTGTTGACAATATATTAGATGGTTTACGCAATTTAATGGATGATTACTCTGAGTGGCTAAATAAAGAGGAATTAAAGGAAAGGAAAATTAGCAAAATTTCAAACCTAAAAATTCAATTTCATAAAAATTTTGGTTATTACATTTCTATAAATAAGTCAAAAGTTAATTTAGCTCCACAGCATTGGATCAAAAGGCAAACTCTTACTAATGAAGAAAGGTATATCACTTCAGAAATTAAAAATAAAGAAAATAAGATTTTCCAAATAAAAAGTAGAGCTTCATCAAAAGAATATGAAATTTTCTGCGAATTAAGAAATATAGTTGCTGAAAAAACAAAACAAATAAGATCAATCGCAAAAGCCATAGCATCTCTTGATGCACTACTTGGTTTATCAATTACTGCAGTAGAAAACAATTTTATAAAACCTTCATTAATACCAATAAATGATTCAATGACAAAAAATAGTACAAAAATTATCGCAGGAAGAAATCCAATTGTGGAGCAATTATTAAGTGATAAAAAGTTTGTAGCAAACGATATCTCTTTTGAGGATAATCAAAAATTAATTATATTAACGGGTCCCAATGCAAGCGGAAAAAGTTGCTTTATAAGGCAACTTGGTTTAATACAAATTCTCGCACAAATTGGTAGCTTTATTCCTGCTAATAATGCTGAAATCAAGATTGCAGATAGGATTTTCACAAGAATTGGGGCAGTTGATGATCAATCATCTGGACAATCAACATTTATGGTAGAAATGTCTGAAACTGCATCAATTCTAAACCAGGCAACTTCTAGCTCACTAGTTTTACTTGATGAGATAGGCAGAGGGACATCTACTTTTGATGGACTTTCAATAGCTTGGTCAGTAAGTGAATATCTTGCAAAAAAAATTCAATGTAATACTATTTTTGCTACGCACTATCATGAGCTGAATTATTTAAAAAATTCAAATAAGAATATACAAAATTTTCAAGTTTTAGTAGAACAAAATAACGATCAGCTAATCTTTAGCCACAGGATTGTTAAAGGGGGTTCAAACAAAAGCTATGGCATAGAAGCAGCTAAATTAGCAGGAGTTCCAAAAGAAGTTTTAGAAAAAGCAAAATCAGTTTTAAATTCTTTAGAAGAAAACAACAAATTAAATTATGATATTAAGTAG